The following are from one region of the Lacinutrix sp. Bg11-31 genome:
- the tig gene encoding trigger factor has protein sequence MNITRENKDALNAVVTVLIEKEDYTAKVDKILVDYRKTANIPGFRKGQVPMGMVKKQYGKAVLADEVNKLIQEGLNKYLAEEKLDVLGQPLPKTQDEINWDSDSFSFEFELGLAPEFEVDLKGKKDIIHYNIVADDKLIDGQVENIQKQYGKLVALKEVAKDSEITGVYKNEAEEIENTVTLTLDKFKGKATEKKFVGAKVGDVITLKTKGLYEDDHELMQALKVEDDKAHGLDIEVAFEVTEINKREPADLDQELFDKLFGKDGVKSVLELKEKIKEDAEKQFVQQSDQKFLNDVTEDLVANTKFDLPAEFLTKWMQSAGENPMDEATAKEEYQKSEKSLRYQLIEAKLMQANDIKVDFEDVKESAKTMIKVQMAQFGQMNPSDKELDDIAARVLSNQEEVKRLSEQVVSQKLLGLYKEKANVKTKELSYDKFVKEVYGDK, from the coding sequence ATGAATATTACAAGAGAAAATAAAGATGCATTAAATGCTGTAGTAACAGTATTAATCGAGAAAGAGGATTACACAGCTAAAGTTGATAAAATCTTAGTAGATTACAGAAAAACTGCAAACATTCCTGGATTTAGAAAAGGTCAAGTGCCAATGGGAATGGTTAAAAAACAATACGGTAAAGCTGTATTAGCCGATGAGGTTAATAAGTTAATTCAAGAAGGATTAAATAAGTATTTAGCTGAAGAAAAGTTAGATGTTTTAGGTCAGCCATTACCAAAAACTCAAGACGAAATCAATTGGGATTCAGATAGTTTTTCTTTTGAATTTGAATTAGGTCTTGCGCCAGAATTCGAAGTTGATTTAAAAGGAAAAAAAGATATAATACATTACAATATCGTTGCAGACGATAAATTGATTGATGGTCAAGTTGAAAATATCCAGAAGCAATATGGTAAATTAGTAGCTTTAAAAGAAGTTGCTAAAGACAGTGAAATTACTGGTGTTTATAAAAATGAAGCTGAAGAAATAGAAAATACTGTAACTTTAACTTTAGATAAGTTTAAAGGTAAAGCAACAGAAAAGAAATTTGTTGGAGCTAAAGTTGGAGATGTTATTACATTAAAAACAAAAGGACTTTACGAAGATGACCACGAATTAATGCAAGCATTAAAAGTGGAAGATGATAAAGCACATGGTTTAGATATTGAAGTTGCTTTTGAAGTAACCGAAATTAATAAACGCGAACCAGCAGATTTAGATCAAGAGTTGTTCGATAAGTTATTTGGAAAAGATGGTGTAAAATCGGTTTTAGAATTAAAAGAGAAGATTAAAGAAGATGCTGAAAAGCAATTCGTACAGCAATCAGATCAGAAATTCTTAAACGATGTTACTGAAGATTTAGTAGCAAATACTAAATTCGATTTACCAGCAGAATTTTTAACAAAATGGATGCAGTCAGCAGGAGAAAACCCTATGGATGAGGCTACAGCGAAAGAAGAGTACCAGAAGTCTGAGAAAAGCTTACGTTACCAACTTATCGAAGCTAAATTAATGCAAGCTAACGACATTAAGGTAGATTTCGAAGACGTAAAAGAGAGTGCTAAGACAATGATTAAAGTGCAAATGGCACAATTTGGTCAAATGAATCCTAGTGACAAAGAACTTGACGATATTGCTGCAAGAGTATTATCTAACCAAGAAGAAGTAAAACGTTTAAGCGAGCAAGTAGTAAGCCAAAAACTATTAGGTCTTTATAAAGAAAAAGCAAACGTAAAAACTAAAGAATTATCTTACGATAAATTTGTTAAAGAAGTTTACGGAGACAAATAA